Proteins found in one Apostichopus japonicus isolate 1M-3 chromosome 16, ASM3797524v1, whole genome shotgun sequence genomic segment:
- the LOC139982028 gene encoding uncharacterized protein gives MTLCTICEANDEIVTENSKTICEANDEIVTANSKTICEANDEIVTENSKTICEANDEIVTENSKTICEANDEIVTENSKTICEANDEIVTENSKTICEANDEIVTENSKTICEANDEFVTENSKTICEANDEIVTENSKESISTSTSTSFTEDTGGELYFDADLGKYHNSLLDSNRDEAVFLDELTGNMYSYDILNKPCQESHPELQPIFERMLEQMKAQVPKRLKHLSHMQTTDYDSEECTSTDEEDFSDDYLDAFSESESSTDEESEEESSENEKPSTSKNHSGGVKVSSTYYSKSRKRTWNRQHCCLFCEQNVTKLPRHLETHHADEILVMKAMLLPKRSAERNAILEEIRKKGDNAYNCRVLKEGKGKLLVYKRPKLGTMHVEDYIPCPDCQGYFAKKSLWRHQKKCTLKKAKENPTTSRTAQCQKAGRALLPTKSPCSAKLQEILAGMRTDSVVVTIRADSWICKLGEHHCDDSSTINHNIVSERMRRIARLLLETQQINASIKSAKDLVDPAHFDDVILGVNICSGFDTSNQNFEAPTLAKKLGQSLTTLAEIVIAESIKSSDTLQECKAEQFLKLKNLQWKQRIATKVYKQQCKQKWQKPKKVPLTADTVKLNQLLTNQVCTTKEKLQGNEVSTSTWRELASLTLAQLIMFNRRRPGETQYLRMSDYLEQTKKKREFQDEIFESLPIAQKLAAKRLTLIMTRGKRDRGVPILLTPDMADSVKVLNKTRQIAGIDPQNPYIFACPSGNSVQPLRGYDCLHKYAHLCGAKNPDRLTATNLRKHLATLSQILNLSNTELEQLANHLGHDVTVHKQYYRLPQDVIFLAKVSKLLLTAEKGKLHEFKGRSLEEVEIEESQLLSDIEMSDGNESDNSESKEPTKALPTKRVKISKTMWTKEEETAVINDPCLRKAINAMHPPVSKDCLQAKLKNSCLKRRSIVQIKSKVWNIIQKNKREQMKY, from the exons ACCATTTGTGAAGCCAATGACGAAATTGTCACAGAAAATAGTAAG ACCATTTGTGAAGCCAATGACGAAATTGTCACAGAAAATAGTAAG ACCATTTGTGAAGCCAATGACGAATTTGTCACAGAAAATAGTAAG ACCATTTGTGAAGCCAATGACGAAATTGTCACAGAAAATAGTAAG GAGAGCATTTCAACCTCAACTTCAACATCATTTACTG AAGACACAGGCGGTGAACTGTACTTTGATGCTGATCTAGGAAAATATCACAACTCCTTACTTG ACTCAAACCGTGATGAAGCAGTTTTTTTAGACGAATTGACAGGAAATATGTACTCATATG ATATCTTGAACAAACCATGTCAGGAA TCTCACCCTGAACTGCAACCAATCTTTGAAAGGATGCTAGAACAAATGAAGGCTCAG GTTCCAAAAAGGCTAAAGCATCTTAGCCATATGCAAACAACGGACTATGATAGTGAGGAATGCACCAGCACTGATGAGGAGGATTTCAGCGATGATTACCTAGACGCATTTAGTGAGAGTGAATCTTCAACAGATGAAGAATCCGAAGAAGAAAGCAGTGAAAATGAAAAGCCCTCAACAAGTAAAAATCATTCAGGTGGTGTCAAAGTATCTTCCACTTACTATAGTAAAAGTAGGAAAAGAACATGGAACAGACAACACTGTTGCCTCTTTTGTGAACAAAATGTAACCAAATTACCAAGACATCTAGAAACTCATCATGCTGATGAAATATTGGTAATGAAAGCTATGCTGTTGCCAAAAAGGTCAGCAGAAAGAAATGCAATTTTAGAAGAGATCAGAAAAAAGGGAGACAATGCCTATAATTGTCGTGTGCTAAAAGAAGGCAAGGGAAAGCTCTTGGTCTACAAAAGACCAAAATTAGGCACAATGCATGTGGAAGATTACATTCCTTGCCCAGATTGCCAAGGCTATTTTGCGAAAAAGTCATTGTGGCGACATCAAAAGAAATGTACCCTaaaaaaagcaaaggaaaaTCCAACCACATCTCGAACTGCACAGTGTCAAAAGGCTGGTAGGGCATTGCTTCCAACAAAAAGTCCCTGCAGTGCTAAACTGCAAGAGATACTTGCTGGTATGAGAACTGATAGTGTTGTTGTTACCATAAGAGCAGATTCCTGGATCTGCAAATTAGGAGAGCATCACTGTGATGATAGCAGCACAATTAATCACAACATTGTTTCAGAAAGAATGAGGCGCATTGCAAGGCTCCTTCTTGAAACACAGCAAATAAATGCATCTATTAAGTCTGCTAAAGACTTAGTAGACCCAGCACATTTCGATGACGTGATCCTTGGTGTTAACATTTGCTCTGGATTTGACACTTCAAACCAAAACTTTGAAGCACCCACACTTGCTAAAAAGCTGGGACAAAGCCTAACTACTTTGGCTGAAATTGTAATTGCAGAATCCATTAAATCATCAGATACCTTGCAGGAGTGCAAAGCAGAGCAGTTCTTGAAACTAAAGAATCTGCAATGGAAACAAAGAATTGCCACAAAAGTTTATAAGCAACAATGCAAGCAAAAGTGGCAAAAACCAAAGAAAGTTCCCTTAACAGCCGACACTGTGAAGCTCAATCAGCTACTGACAAACCAAGTTTGTACTACAAAAGAGAAGTTACAAGGTAATGAAGTATCAACATCCACTTGGCGGGAGTTGGCTTCTTTAACCCTTGCTCAGCTAATAATGTTCAATCGCCGTAGACCTGGCGAAACACAATATTTGAGAATGTCAGATTATTTAgagcaaacaaagaaaaagagagagttccaagatgaaatatttgaatCTCTTCCAATAGCACAAAAGCTGGCAGCAAAGAGGCTTACTCTAATAATGACACGTGGAAAACGTGACAGAGGGGTGCCAATCTTGTTAACCCCTGACATGGCAGATTCGGTTAAAGTACTCAACAAAACTCGTCAAATTGCTGGCATCGATCCACAAAACCCATACATATTTGCTTGCCCATCAGGAAACTCTGTTCAGCCGCTTCGAGGTTATGATTGTTTGCACAAATACGCGCATTTGTGTGGGGCCAAAAATCCTGACAGACTGACTGCCACCAATCTGCGCAAGCATTTAGCAACTCTTTCACAAATCCTTAATCTATCCAACACTGAATTAGAACAATTGGCCAACCATTTAGGGCATGATGTAACCGTCCACAAGCAGTACTACCGGCTGCCCCAAGACGTCATATTTCTTGCAAAAGTGAGCAAGCTTTTACTAACTGCTGAGAAGGGAAAACTTCATGAATTTAAAGGGAGGTCCCTTGAAGAAGTTGAGATTGAGGAAAGCCAACTTCTGTCAGACATAGAAATGTCAGACGGAAATGAGAGTGACAACTCTGAATCAAAAGAGCCAACAAAGGCACTTCCAACTAAGAGGGTGAAAATATCTAAAACAATGTGGACAAAAGAGGAAGAGACAGCTGTTATTAATGATCCATGCCTTAGAAAGGCTATCAATGCCATGCACCCACCTGTGTCAAAAGATTGCCTTCAAGCAAAGCTAAAGAATTCCTGTCTTAAGCGCAGGTCCATAGTACAAATAAAGTCCAAAGTATGGAACATCATACAAAAGAATAAGAGGGAACAAATGAAGTATTAA